The Tamandua tetradactyla isolate mTamTet1 chromosome 23, mTamTet1.pri, whole genome shotgun sequence genome includes a window with the following:
- the STX4 gene encoding syntaxin-4, whose translation MRDRTHELRQGDDSSDDEDKLRIALVVHPGTARLGSPDEEFFQKVRTIRQTIVKLENKVRELEKQQVTILATPLPEKSMKQDLQNLRDEIKELGRDIQIQLKAIEPQEEADDNYNSVNMRMRKTQHGVLSQQFVDLINKCNLMQSDYREKNVERIRRQLKITNAGIVSDEELNQMLDSGQSEVFVSNILKDTQMTRQALNEISARHSEIQQLERSIRELHDIFTFMATEVEMQGEMINRIEKNILSSADYVERGQEHVKIALENQKKARKKKFLIAICVFIIVLILAIIIGVTVATG comes from the exons ATGCGGGACAGGACCCACGAGCTCAGGCAG gGGGATGACAGCTCGGACGATGAGGACAAGTTGCGGATCGCGCTGGTGGTGCACCCGGGCACGGCCCGGCTGGGAAGTCCGGACGAAGAATTCTTCCAGAAG GTCCGCACAATTCGGCAGACTATTGTCAAACTGGAGAACAAAGTGCGGGAGTTGGAGAAGCAGCAGGTCACCATCCTGGCCACGCCCCTTCCCGAAAAGA GTATGAAGCAGGACCTGCAGAACCTGCGGGATGAAATCAAAGAGCTGGGGAGGGACATCCAGATACAGCTGAAGG CCATAGAGCCCCAGGAGGAAGCTGATGACAACTATAACTCAGTCAACATGAGGATGAGAAAAACCCAG CATGGGGTTCTGTCCCAGCAATTCGTGGATCTCATCAACAAATGCAACTTGATGCAGTCTGATTACCGGGAGAAGAATGTGGAGCGGATTCGGAGGCAGCTGAAGATCA CCAATGCTGGAATAGTGTCTGACGAGGAACTCAATCAGATGCTGGACAGTGGGCAGAGTGAAGTATTCGTGTCCAAT ATACTGAAGGACACGCAGATGACCCGACAGGCCCTAAATGAAATCTCGGCTCGACACAGTGAGATCCAGCAGCTTGAACGCAGTATCCGAGAGCTTCATGACATCTTCACTTTTATGGCTACTGAGGTGGAGATGCAG GGCGAGATGATCAATCGGATCGAGAAGAACATTTTGAGCTCAGCAGACTATGTGGAACGTGGACAGGAACATGTCAAGATAGCACTGGAGAATCAGAAAAAGGCACGGAAG AAGAAATTCTTGATTGCCATCTGTGTATTCATCATCGTCCTCATTTTGGCCATCATCATAGGTGTCACCGTAGCGACTGGATAG